A stretch of DNA from Maridesulfovibrio sp.:
TGCGGGCCAGAGTAAGGGCATGCATGGGTGTTGCCGGGCAATCCTGCATTTTATAGTCCGGGTGAAATCTGGAAATGTGCCACGGAACTTCTTCGCCAAGCTCCTCGGCAATGAATGCGGCCAGCTTTTTCAGTTCGTCCGGGGAATCGTTCTTTCCCGGAATGAGCAGGGTGGTGATTTCCAGCCACCAGCCGTTTTTCTTCATATGTTTAAGGTTCTCAAGGACCGGTGAAAGTCTTCCCATACAGATTTCCCTGTAGAAATCATCGTTAAAGGCTTTCAGGTCGATGTTTGCGGCATCAATCAGCCCGGTAAGCTCATCTATGCATTCAGGACTTTGAAATCCGTTGGAAACCATTATGTTCTGCAGACCCTTCGCGTGTGCCTCGCGAGCCGTATCCTGCATGAGTTCAAAAAAGATTGTCGGTTCCGAATACGTGTAGGACATGGAGTCGCACCCGTGGGCAATGGCTGCTTCAACCAGCGTCTGCGGAGTTACTTTCTGCCCGGTTATTTCCCTGCCGGTTTTCGGGTGCTGGGAAAGAGACGCATTCTGGCAGAATGCACAGCCGAAATTGCAGCCCTGTGTTCCGAGCGAAAATGTCTTGGTACCGGGGAGGAAATGGTACAGGGGCTTTTTTTCCACCGGATCGATGTTGATGGCTGCAACCAGATCGTAGGTTTTGGTCATTAAGCTGCCGTCAACATTCTGCCGCACACCGCAGTTGCCGTGAGCGTCCGGTTCGATAATACAGAAATGGTTGCAGAGACGGCACTGGACCGTCTTCTCCTTTAATTCTTTCCAGAGTCTCGCCGGGTACAGCATATCAATTTCCATTGGGTTTTATTTCGGGAACAACGAATACAGGCCCGACAGGCTGGCTTACATTTTCTTCCTCTTTTCTTGGCATGGTGCTGATTCTGTTTGATTTGTTGTCTGATTGAATGGAAATGTCATTCCTGTTCGTGCGCGTTCCGAACCTTATGTCCTGCCTGTCTTTGGCCGTGTCCTTGTTTATGAACTTCGTTCCGGCAAAAGCCGAACCAGCCAGACAAAGAACCACGATAATAATCATAACGATGAAAGTTCTCTTGTACATGATTTTTCTCCGTGTCATACTGTAAGCTGTTTCCGGATCTGTTGCAAACAATGATCCTTTTTGCTGCGTTTCCGGGAAAAGGGCAGGGATGTTCCTTGAACTCTTGGCGGATTCAGCATATACAGTCCGTTCTTAGAGACTGTTAGGAGAAAATAATATGGCAAGTCGTTCTGATGCATATAAGGCCGCCGGTGTAGATATCGATGCGGCCAACGATTTCATAGGCCGCATCAAGGGTATGGTCGGCTCCACCTTCACCAAAGGTGTGGTCACGGATATCGGCGGTTTCGGCGGGCTTTTCAAGCTCGACCTTACCCAGATGGAAGAACCTGTTCTGGTGTCGGGTACAGATGGAGTCGGTACCAAGCTCAAACTCGCTTTTGCAATAGACAAGCACGACACGATCGGTATCGACCTCGTGGCCATGAGCGTCAACGATATCCTTGTTCAGGGAGCGAAACCCCTGTTTTTTCTGGACTATTTTGCTACCGGAAAGCTTGAAACCGGAGTGGCCGAAGAAGTCATCGCCGGTATAGTGGAAGGCTGCAAGATTTCAGGATGTGCGCTTCTGGGCGGCGAAACCGCTGAAATGCCCGGTTTTTATGCCGACGGTGAATACGATCTTTCCGGTTTCTGCGTCGGTATCGTGGATAACACGAAGATCGTTGACGGTTCATCCATCACTATCGGAGATTCCATCATCGGGCTTGAATCCTCCGGGATTCACTCAAACGGCTACTCGCTGGTGCGCAAGCTTTTTGAAGAATCAGGTCTGGGCACTGACGACCTGCTCCCCGGAACGGATCAGAAAATCGGCGAAGCTCTGATTACGCCGACAAGAATATATGTGGACCCCGTGCGCAACCTTTCCCGCGATATTGAAATCAAGGGAATGGTGCATGTTACCGGCGGTGGTTTTTATGACAACCTGCCCCGTATCCTGCCCAAGCAGGTCACGGCGGAAATCAATTTCGGGTCATGGGAAGTTCTGCCGGTATTCAACTGGCTGAAGGAACAGGGCAACCTGAGCTGGCCTGAAATGCTCCAGATTTTCAACACCGGCATAGGATATATCCTCGTGGTTCCGAAAGACCGCGAAGAAGACGTGCTGAGCCGCCTTTCCGGAATGAAAATCAATAGCTGGAAGATCGGCGAGATCATCGCTCGTGAAGGTGATTCCGAGCAGGTGCAGGTCAACTTCTAGATCAATACCGTTTATGAATTTGAAAGCCCGTCCGGAGTGTTTCCGGGCGGGCTTTTTCGTGCTTTAATTCCTGTGTGTACCTACTTCTTTTTCCATTTTCCGTCTGCGCCCTGAATAAACCAGCCGGCGGGGGCTCGCTTCTGCCAGACTTCCGCAAAAATAGCCTTTACCTTGGCAAGCTCGCTTCCGGGGATGTTCATGGAGGCGGCAACTTCTTCATAGAGTTGCTCGCGTGTTTTGTTGTCCTGTGCAACCAGACGGCGCAACTGGGCGGTGTCTTTGAGTCCAAGCCCGTCCTTGCTGATAATTTCAAGCAGGCCCTCGTTGTTTATGCCTATGTTTCCTGAATTGTAGTAGGGAAGAAGCTGCTGGTGGTCGTCAGCAATTGTTTTTTTCAGGCCGCGAATGGCGGAGTTGGACTGGTTGAGGCTTTCAATATCGGATTCCGTTACCTTGGCTGCGTGGGCTGTTGCCGGTCCGGCCAGCGCAAGAAATGTCTCCAGAGCGGAACTGTCGTTCTTGTCCTGCTCTTTTTTGGCGCCGGGACCGTACACGTCACCCACGATATCTTCGGCCGCTTTTTCCACCCTTGCAGCGGGGAAGTATATGTTTACCGTAACGCAGGCCACGAAGGACAGCAGGGACAGAAAAGTAAGTATGCGGGCGGTTTTCCCGAACATGACAGGCTCCTTATATTATTTGTTTTCGAAAACTCTTTTCAGTCTTTTGAGCATGTCTGAAAAGCTGATCAGGTTTTCGGGGTTGCTGTTGACTACATTTATGCCGAATAGTAGCGGTTTTTTTATAATGTACTCGATTCCGTCCTCCCTGATCAAGCCCCGTATTTTGAATATGTCGCGGTCCAGAGTGCACTCCAGTCCGAGGGATGCGTAACCGAATTCCTTGAAGAACCGCGAAAACATTCCCACTCCCGCTCCGGTAAGTCCCGAACCTGTTCCGATAACCGAAAGAGTGTTTACCGCTTTTAAGCTTATGTGCCGGTCGGAATCGGAGCCCGGTGTGGTTACTACCCGCAGTTTGAATCCCGCAGGCTGTCCGTAGGCGATAAGCAGGTCGGTAAGATCGAGATCCATGCGCCCGGTTATTCTGCCTATGTCCAGAGCGTGGCTCAGTTTTGCAAGGTCCAGGTTCCTGACCCGGAAGTCCGCGCCGAACTGCCGGGACGGTTCAAAAATGTTCTCGGCAAAAATTTCGTAGATGCTCATTTTGCCGCCATAGATATTTCCGGTCAATCTGCCGGTGGTGGAAAGGTGATCCTTGAGCATCCAGAATTCCATTTTGCCGCTGATCTCTCCGTCCAGCGGGAGTGAGGACGGAGAAAAGGGCGAAAGATCGATGTGCCCAGCTTCCGTTTTTCCATGCAGGACGAAATTTTTGCTGAACGGGTCTTCCATGTCCAATTCTGAAATTTTATAGCTTCCGTTCCCGAAAGGTATGGCCGGGATGTCGCCGAATTCAATTTCATTCGAGGATACTGTCAGTGGAAATGATACTGCTGAAGCGGTCAACGGACCGGCCTTGATACTTCCTATTTCAATCATGCCGCGATCAGGAACAGCAAGGTCGTCATCAGGTTCCGGCAGAAAATCATTATTGAGCTTTACTGCAAAGGGAAGTCTGGAATTTATACCGGCAAGCTGAATTGCATCTGAGATGAATTCTCCACCGAGTAAACGCGTTGTGCCGTTAATGACGGTTCCGTTCCGTTCGGAATTTACCGTGCCGTTTACGGACAGGCTGCCGGATGCCTGAATGTTGCCAAGCGACATGGGGTCCACGGCAAAAAGTCTGAAGGGAGTTGAAATTTCTGGAAGACTCAGCCTGATTTCTGCCCGAATATCCGGATGCCGGCCTGCGATGCCAACGGCACCGTCCACATGCAGTCTGCCTATTTTCTGCCAATCCACATTCCCGTCAACAGGTATTCTGCCTCTTCTGTCCGGGAGTGCTGATTTGAGTGCGGCCCGCAAGGGATAGCGGGAAAAATTCATATAAAACGTGTCATACAGTGCTTCTCCTGAATCTACCGTTATTACGGCCTTCACTCCACCCCGGCATAAAGATCCTGATGCCGTTATGGAGCCTGCTGCGGAGTCCAGAAGAACCGATCCGTCCGGGGATGCTGCGGATACATCCTTGAATCCCAGATCTAGTTCAGCCACCGGTTTCGATGTGATATTGCGCAGATTGATTTTCAGGGTGAGGTTGCCGGACTTGTCCCACTCCTTGACCCCCTGCAGATATGAATCGGCCAGCTCGGCCAGCAGCTTATACGGGTTGTGGATTGACGCGAAAGCGCTCCCTCCACCCTTCGGAGAATAAAAAATGTCAGCTTCAAGAGCAGGCAGATTTCCAATTTTCAGGGAAAGATTCTTTAATGCAGCCTCTCCGGAAATGGTGTTTATCCGTCCGTTGCCGTGCAGGACTGCGTCCGGCTGCATCAACTGCAGCTTTTTGTTGTGGATTCCAATTCTGTTGATTTGAATTTCCAAATCCCGCAGTATTATCTCGCCGCTGCCCAGCCGAAGGTCTGCTGACAGCAGTACAGGACCTGTTTTTATGGGGCTCTTCTGGTTTATGTATTCGCCCTGAAAATGGAAATCTGTTTGTTTCAGATGGGTGAGATGCCCTTTCAGAGTACCGGCAATACCGGCCTGAGGCAGGTCAATTTCGAATTGCCAGTTAAGGCCGAAGTTATCCCGTCCTGCGTCTGCTGAGGGCAGGCCGGGCAGGCAGAAAAGAATAAACAGGGCTGCAAAGGCTATAACGAAACGGATGTTCATTCACAAATCATACACTCAGCACTCCTGCTGTACAAAGCAAAAAGATCCGGTGCGCGTGCGGAGTTGATGCGCTTCGCGCTTTTGGTGATTTGGTTTTGCCTCCGGCGGCCAAAGGGGATAATCCATCTCTGCTCTCCACATCCCTAAGATTCGAAACAAAGTCTTTTTTGTTTTATGCGTTGCCCCGGACTGTCCGAGAATGGTGGCAGAGCCATACTGAAAGTTTTTGAAGAGTCCAGAGAAACTTTTTACAAAAAGTTTCTCTGGCCCCCGGAGGGACCAGCGGTAGCTTCCCCGAAGGGACCGCCGGTAGGCTCCCCGAAGGGACCGCCAGTAGGCTCCCATCGGTATGTTCTATTTATCTCCCAGATAGGGGTTGAAGTATCCGAATCCTATCCAGGGGCATTCGGTCTTGATGCGTTTGCGGAAGTTGGCGAAGCCCATGCCGGGCCCGAAATCGTACGGTTCCATGAGCTCCATGTATAGGTCCGGGTCGATGTTGAGGTTGCGTAACTGGATGAAGTCCAGTTTGCATTTTTGGGCGACTTCGATAAGGGCTTCCACTTCAAGTTCGGTATCGTTTATTCCGGGGAAAAAGAGGTAGTTAAGCGATACGTGCAGACCAAGTTCTTTGGCCTTGAATATAGTGGCCACAACATCATCGAACTTGTAGCCTTTGGGGCGGTAGTAGGTGTTGTAGATCGGTTCGCGCAGCGAGTTCAGGCTTACTCTTATGGAGTTGAGGCCGGCATTTGCAAGCGGCTCCATGGACTCGGTTATTGAACCGTTGGTGTTGATGTTGATGGTCCCTTTTCCGGCTTCGGAGCGGTACTTGCGGATCGCTTCGGTGAGCAGCACGTGCTCTGTCAGGGGTTCGCCCTCGCAGCCCTGCCCGAAGGAGAAAATGGGCTTGCTTTCCCGCTTGGCGTGGTAGTGCATGATTTCTGTCAACTCATCTACCGTCGGGGTGAATTTGATTCGTTCCTGGGTGGAGGGGAATTCCGATTCTTCCGGTTGCTCGGAAATGCAGCCTATGCAGCGGGCATTGCAGGTTCTGGCTGTGGGGAGCGGCGCTTCGAAGCGGCCCAGAGCGAAGTTCTTGGCAGCCGGACATCCGTAGGTCAGGGCGCAACCGGCCAGATGGCGTACCAGTCTGTTGTCGGGCATGTCCTTCATCAGCCGCTGGGCCCCGGAGTCTATTTTTTTACGCGGAATTCTGGTGAAGACCTGACGTTTGTCCTCGTCAACAACTTTTGCGGTTATCCAGAATTTGCCGTTGGCGTAGCCCACTGCTCCGTAGGCAAACATGGGCAGAACAGGGGCGTCTTCGGAATTGGAATATGCAGCCAGCCCGGTCAGGGTATGTCCGGGGCAGGCGAACGCGGCAACGGCTATGCCGTCGACCTCTTCCACTTCTCCTGTTTCAGGATCAAGCCCGATGGGGTAGCGTCCTGGAAGAAGGAAAAATTCACTGTCCGGTGGCAGGGGGATGTATTCATCCGGTCTGGGCTGGGCCAGTTCGTCGCCTCTGCGGCACATCATTTCAAGTTCGGGATGATCATAGATCTGGCCGTCCTTGTCTGCGAAAACAAGCAGCGGACGGGGTTTCTTTTTGGTGGCCATGTTGTTTCTTTCCTATGTGTTATTGCGGCTTCGGTATCGAAGTAATCAGGGTTGTGCCTTTTTCACCGGAGGTTGTAAACGATATATCCCCGCCGGAAGCTTTGGCTATCAACCGGGCGCTGTATGTTCCGAGACCGGTACCGTTTTTCTTCCCGTAGGTGGTGTAGCGGTCAAAAAAATTGTTGCGGATGGAGGCTGGAATTTCCCCCACGTTGTGAATTTCGGTGATAATGAAGTCTTTTTCTTCACGTATGCTGATGGTTATGCGGGAGTGTTCGGGAGCTGCTTCCGCGGCGTTTTTCAGCAGGTTGGAGAACATGGTGATGATGAGTGCGGCCTCACCGAAGCAGACTACCGTACTTTCTTCCTGTGCTGGCTCACCATCCAGCAGACTGACTATTTCAAGGTGCTTGTCCTCTACCAATTGGCTGAGATCCCCAACCGCGGCACTGATGGCCGTGTAGAGATTGAACGGGTAGGCTTCGGTTTTGAGCGAACCGGTTTCAAGTCTTATGAGGGTTAGTGATGTATCGATCTGCCGGATCATTCTTTCGCTGGTTTTGCGCAGTATTTCAGCTATGTTCAGGAACTCGTCTTCCAGCCCGGCTTCAGTTTCCAGAACTCGTGAAAGTCCGACTATCGTAGCGGTGGGAGAGCGCAGGTCGTGTCTGGTTATGCGTTCCATTTCTTCCCTGAACTGCATCTGCCGGCGCTGGTCGGTAGTGTCTATTGCCAACAGCATGAATACCGAAGGGGCAACCTGTTCAATTGTCAGGTCCCAGTATCGCCCGTATGCCGGCACTGATTCCAGCGAGTGTATGCGGTAGGATTCTATGTCGGTAAAAAGTTTGTAGCACAGATCATCAGACAGATTTTCCATGAACGGAGGGTGGTCGGTGAAGTCTTTATGCGGGAGTTCCCGGCGGGCTGCCTTGTTTGTAAATATGGGTGCCATTTTTTTTCCGCAGAGCAGAAGTGCCGGAAATGGAAGACTTTGCAGAATCAGATCGTATAATTTCGCATCTGCCTCGTTTTTTTTCTTCAGGGTGGCCTGTTTTTGAAATCTGTTTATGGCCGAGAGAAAACATTCTTGCGTCGCCTTCGCCGGAATAAAGGAAACCTGGTGAAATGCATATATGGTTTCGATGAATTCCGGTTTCTGCGAATCTACCATGAACATGGCTTCGGCCTCCGGGTTTACTTCCCGGATAGCGGTAAAAGTGGAGACGGAGTTTTCCTGGTCTGCGAAAACAATTAGATCCGGCTGCTGGCTGGCGTAGGTAAAAAGGGTTTCCTTGGGGGTTATTGTTATGGAAACGCAGTGCCCTGCTTCGTACAGTCCGGGCATCAGGGAGTGGATGAGCGGATTCTGGCCTGCAACAAGAATGTTCAGGCCGGAGTAATTTTCATCTTGGCAGCAGTCGGGCATGGAGATCTCCGTTCTTGGGGCAATAACGGCCTATGTGATCAGGCAGTGCGCGGAAGCTGAAAAAAGCTGTTGGCCCAGCGGCTGGCTTCATAATAGCTCTTGGAAACAATGACCTGGTCCAATCCCAATTCATCAATGACGAATTCAAGATTATCCCAGTCGCCGTTTTCGAAAAAGGCGATCAGTTCAAGGTAGCGGTTGTATATATTGTCCTCCCCGCAGAGCGCTGCACAGATATCATCCTCAAGGGGAAGATATGTGGTCAGTTTGCGGATGGGCATATCAAACATGGCTCCCAGCAGGGAAAAAAGCCCAAGCAGAAACATGGATTCCGGGTTGAGGCCGTTTTGAGCCTTTGAAGTGAGCGTATGCAGAAATCTTGCTCTCTGGGTGGCCAGTTGGGGCAGTTCCAGGCTTTTTTCCTTGGGAGTAAGGTCGGTAAGCAGAATGACGCGAAGCCAGTTTTTAAGCATCTTCCACCCGGCGAGCACTATTGCCTGCCTGATCGAGGATATTTTCTGAGGGAATCCGAAAGTAGGAGAATTCAGCAGAGTCAGCAGGCGATAGCTTATGGATACATCGTTTTGCAGGGCTTCGGCCAATGCATCAATGTCCGGATCAGGTGCCTCGATGAGTTTCAGTAATTTGAGTTTGACCGTTTCACCGGATCTAAGTTTGCGCCCTTTGATGTTTTCCGGGCGCTTGAAATAAAAG
This window harbors:
- the amrS gene encoding AmmeMemoRadiSam system radical SAM enzyme; this translates as MLYPARLWKELKEKTVQCRLCNHFCIIEPDAHGNCGVRQNVDGSLMTKTYDLVAAINIDPVEKKPLYHFLPGTKTFSLGTQGCNFGCAFCQNASLSQHPKTGREITGQKVTPQTLVEAAIAHGCDSMSYTYSEPTIFFELMQDTAREAHAKGLQNIMVSNGFQSPECIDELTGLIDAANIDLKAFNDDFYREICMGRLSPVLENLKHMKKNGWWLEITTLLIPGKNDSPDELKKLAAFIAEELGEEVPWHISRFHPDYKMQDCPATPMHALTLARNIGTEAGLEYVYIGNVPGSEHSTSFCPACKAELIKRYGFEMENVGLEDGMCKYCGCKIDGKFS
- the purM gene encoding phosphoribosylformylglycinamidine cyclo-ligase; its protein translation is MASRSDAYKAAGVDIDAANDFIGRIKGMVGSTFTKGVVTDIGGFGGLFKLDLTQMEEPVLVSGTDGVGTKLKLAFAIDKHDTIGIDLVAMSVNDILVQGAKPLFFLDYFATGKLETGVAEEVIAGIVEGCKISGCALLGGETAEMPGFYADGEYDLSGFCVGIVDNTKIVDGSSITIGDSIIGLESSGIHSNGYSLVRKLFEESGLGTDDLLPGTDQKIGEALITPTRIYVDPVRNLSRDIEIKGMVHVTGGGFYDNLPRILPKQVTAEINFGSWEVLPVFNWLKEQGNLSWPEMLQIFNTGIGYILVVPKDREEDVLSRLSGMKINSWKIGEIIAREGDSEQVQVNF
- a CDS encoding DUF1318 domain-containing protein — its product is MFGKTARILTFLSLLSFVACVTVNIYFPAARVEKAAEDIVGDVYGPGAKKEQDKNDSSALETFLALAGPATAHAAKVTESDIESLNQSNSAIRGLKKTIADDHQQLLPYYNSGNIGINNEGLLEIISKDGLGLKDTAQLRRLVAQDNKTREQLYEEVAASMNIPGSELAKVKAIFAEVWQKRAPAGWFIQGADGKWKKK
- a CDS encoding radical SAM protein; its protein translation is MATKKKPRPLLVFADKDGQIYDHPELEMMCRRGDELAQPRPDEYIPLPPDSEFFLLPGRYPIGLDPETGEVEEVDGIAVAAFACPGHTLTGLAAYSNSEDAPVLPMFAYGAVGYANGKFWITAKVVDEDKRQVFTRIPRKKIDSGAQRLMKDMPDNRLVRHLAGCALTYGCPAAKNFALGRFEAPLPTARTCNARCIGCISEQPEESEFPSTQERIKFTPTVDELTEIMHYHAKRESKPIFSFGQGCEGEPLTEHVLLTEAIRKYRSEAGKGTININTNGSITESMEPLANAGLNSIRVSLNSLREPIYNTYYRPKGYKFDDVVATIFKAKELGLHVSLNYLFFPGINDTELEVEALIEVAQKCKLDFIQLRNLNIDPDLYMELMEPYDFGPGMGFANFRKRIKTECPWIGFGYFNPYLGDK
- a CDS encoding HAMP domain-containing sensor histidine kinase, whose translation is MPDCCQDENYSGLNILVAGQNPLIHSLMPGLYEAGHCVSITITPKETLFTYASQQPDLIVFADQENSVSTFTAIREVNPEAEAMFMVDSQKPEFIETIYAFHQVSFIPAKATQECFLSAINRFQKQATLKKKNEADAKLYDLILQSLPFPALLLCGKKMAPIFTNKAARRELPHKDFTDHPPFMENLSDDLCYKLFTDIESYRIHSLESVPAYGRYWDLTIEQVAPSVFMLLAIDTTDQRRQMQFREEMERITRHDLRSPTATIVGLSRVLETEAGLEDEFLNIAEILRKTSERMIRQIDTSLTLIRLETGSLKTEAYPFNLYTAISAAVGDLSQLVEDKHLEIVSLLDGEPAQEESTVVCFGEAALIITMFSNLLKNAAEAAPEHSRITISIREEKDFIITEIHNVGEIPASIRNNFFDRYTTYGKKNGTGLGTYSARLIAKASGGDISFTTSGEKGTTLITSIPKPQ
- a CDS encoding HDOD domain-containing protein, with the translated sequence MNSRKSPIYDKFFFARQPILMPDQSVWGYELLFRDSGSATSAVISDGYKATLNVAADICSAPGKDIPDNVKIVINFSHKSILDKIPYSLPAGKTVVQIPETTPPTPALIKALQELSQDGYIIALDDFEGRPQGEFFINYADAIIVDILAVQKEKLRQMCEQCHSSGTKLIAKRVENMTQFAMAQELGFDFFQGFYFKRPENIKGRKLRSGETVKLKLLKLIEAPDPDIDALAEALQNDVSISYRLLTLLNSPTFGFPQKISSIRQAIVLAGWKMLKNWLRVILLTDLTPKEKSLELPQLATQRARFLHTLTSKAQNGLNPESMFLLGLFSLLGAMFDMPIRKLTTYLPLEDDICAALCGEDNIYNRYLELIAFFENGDWDNLEFVIDELGLDQVIVSKSYYEASRWANSFFQLPRTA